Proteins co-encoded in one Epinephelus moara isolate mb chromosome 11, YSFRI_EMoa_1.0, whole genome shotgun sequence genomic window:
- the nrbp2b gene encoding nuclear receptor-binding protein 2b, with the protein MTMSVPERKSGSEGKEEESEDESEILEESPCGRWQKRKEQVSQGNVPGVESASLAMDTEEGVEVVWNEVLFSDKKVFKAQEEKIKEMFENLMQVEHPNIVKFHKYWLDMKESQARVIFITEYMSSGSLKQFLKKTKKNHKTMNVKAWKRWCTQILSALSYLHSCDPPIIHGNLTCDTIFIQHNGLIKIGSVWHRLFVNVFPDANVHGKARQLRDEQRNLHFFAPEYGSSEDDYAIDIFSFGICALEMAVLEIQANGDTAVSKEAIANAGQSLEDPLMREFTQSCLRHEAKLRPTAHDLLFHRVLFEVHSLKLLAAHCLINNQYLLPENCVEEKTKSFDPNAVMAEIKHEDRQGVQLKYSHVSPLELDKFLEDVKNGIYPLMNFASSRPHPVPRALSLSQEHVETVKTPTPEPQETETRKVVQMHCNLESNEEGTKTHLSLFLKMDDKLHRQLSCDILSTDTSKDLASELVHYAFINEEDSEKVAGFLEDAISRHRVRALASGSTQ; encoded by the exons GTGAGCCAAGGTAATGTCCCAGGTGTGGAAAGTGCCTCCCTGGCCATGGACACAGAGGAGGGCGTGGAGGTGGTGTGGAACGAGGTGCTCTTCTCTGACAAGAAGGTCTTCAAAGCACAGGAG GAGAAGATCAAGGAGATGTTTGAGAACCTGATGCAGGTCGAACACCCCAACATTGTCAAGTTCCACAAGTACTGGCTGGACATGAAGGAGAGCCAGGCGAGG GTTATATTCATCACAGAATACATGTCGTCAGGCAGCCTCAAGCAGTTTCTGAAGAAAACTAAGAAGAACCACAAGACGATGAATGTGAAG GCCTGGAAAAGATGGTGCACCCAGATTCTCTCTGCCCTCAG TTATTTACACTCTTGTGACCCGCCAATAATCCATGGCAACCTGACGTGTGACACCATCTTCATTCAGCACAACGGCCTCATCAAGATCGGCTCAG TGTGGCATCGGCTATTTGTTAATG TATTTCCAGATGCCAATGTCCACGGTAAAGCGAGGCAACTTCGCGATGAGCAGAGGAATCTTCATTTCTTTGCACCAGAATATGGAT CTAGCGAAGATGATTATGCCATAGACATTTTCTCCTTCGGCATCTGTGCTCTAGAG ATGGCAGTGCTGGAGATCCAGGCCAACGGAGATACTGCTGTGTCCAAGGAGGCCATCGCCAATGCAGGTCAATCTCTGGAAGACCCTCTCATGAGA GAGTTCACCCAGTCCTGTTTGCGTCATGAAGCCAAGCTCCGTCCTACGGCTCACGACCTTCTGTTCCACCGAGTCTTGTTCGAGGTCCACTCCCTCAAACTGCTCGCCGCCCACTGCCTCATCAACAACCAGT ATTTGCTCCCAGAAAACTGTGTGGAGGAGAAAACCAAGTCTTTTGACCCCAACGCTGTCATGGCAGAGATCAAACatgaagacagacagggagTTCAGCTCAA ATATTCCCATGTGTCCCCTCTGGAACTTGACAAGTTTCTGGAGGATGTCAA GAATGGGATTTACCCTTTGATGAACTTCGCCTCATCTCGGCCTCACCCTGTCCCTCGGGCTCTCTCCTTGTCTCAGGAGCACGTTGAGACGGTCAAGACGCCGACTCCTGAGCCCCAGGAGACAGAAACGAGAAAG GTTGTTCAGATGCATTGTAATTTGGAGTCAAACGAAGAAGGGACCAAAACTCAT ctgtctttgtttctgAAGATGGATGACAAACTTCACAGGCAGCTTAGCTGTGACATCCTTTCAA CTGACACCTCCAAAGACCTTGCCAGTGAGCTTGTTCACTACGCCTTCATAAATGAG GAGGACAGTGAGAAGGTAGCAGGGTTCCTGGAGGACGCCATCAGCCGACACCGGGTCCGAGCGCTTGCATCTGGGAGCACACAGTGA